From one Pseudopipra pipra isolate bDixPip1 chromosome 2, bDixPip1.hap1, whole genome shotgun sequence genomic stretch:
- the TSPAN9 gene encoding tetraspanin-9 isoform X2 yields MARGCLCCLKYMMFLFNLIFWLCGCGLLGVGIWLSVSQGNFATFSPSFPSLSAANLVIAIGTVIMVTGFLGCLGAIKENKCLLLSFFIVLLIILLAELILLILFFVYMDKVSESAKKDLKEGMKLYNSENNVGLKNAWNIIQAEMKCCGVNDFTDWYPVLGENVVPDRCCTENSQDCGRNSTELVWKTGCYERVMTWFDDNKHVLGSIGMCILIMQILGMAFSMTLFQQIHRTGKKYDA; encoded by the exons TTATGTGGCTGTGGTCTGCTGGGTGTGGGCATCTGGCTGTCGGTGTCGCAAGGAAACTTCGCCACATTTTCTCCTAGCTTTCCATCACTTTCAGCTGCCAACCTAGTCATTGCCATTGGCACAGTGATCATGGtgactggctttctgggctgtctaGGTGCTATCAAGGAAAACAAGTGCCTCCTGTTGAGC TTTTTCATCGTTTTGCTGATAAttctcctggcagagctgatATTActcattttgttctttgtttatATGGACAAG GTCAGTGAGAGCGCAAAGAAGGATTTGAAGGAAGGAATGAAGCTATACAATTCAGAAAATAATGTTGGACTGAAAAATGCATGGAATATCATTCAAGCAGAG ATGAAATGCTGTGGTGTGAATGACTTTACGGATTGGTACCCAGTCCTGGGAGAAAACGTTGTTCCAGACCGATGTTGTACAGAAAACTCCCAAGACTGTGGAAGGAATTCTACTGAATTAGTCTGGAAAACG GGATGTTATGAGAGAGTTATGACCTGGTTTGATGACAATAAGCATGTCCTTGGTTCAATTGGGATGTGCATCCTCATAATGCAG attCTTGGCATGGCCTTCTCCATGACACTCTTCCAGCAGATTCACAGGACTGGCAAAAAATATGATGCCTAA